A stretch of the Chelonia mydas isolate rCheMyd1 chromosome 5, rCheMyd1.pri.v2, whole genome shotgun sequence genome encodes the following:
- the TMEM271 gene encoding transmembrane protein 271, translated as MKWSVRGACAALSSCLLLACALSAAAVGLKCFSLGSELKGEPFRLGTAAGAFYSGLLLAAGLSLLGSALLCCRPPEGEAAGGQQPAAAGGGGEAAPPGGRQNFLLLGVLVFMLGVLSAFAGAVIDGDTVSLVERKYSHYCGPAPGGGGGGPRAASAALRCQKLRDYQRGLVLSTVFNALECLLGLLSLLLVRNYKAAQQRGLRRQRRRQQQRPAPGGRRRRRRRGGGGGAGGRRAPRPSQGSIFSSEEPELSPADCPFQAVSYINVGVFHVFDEAGVEVHCGGHPSLELPGYSPMDPELNPSYPYCYPLPHEQPPAYEEIYPGEPCANSS; from the coding sequence ATGAAGTGGAGTGTCCGGGGAGCCTGCGCCGCGCTCTCCAGCTGCCTCCTGCTCGCCTGCGCGCTCAGCGCCGCCGCCGTGGGCCTCAAGTGCTTCTCGCTGGGCTCGGAGCTCAAGGGGGAGCCCTTCCGCCTGGGCACCGCCGCCGGCGCCTTCTACTCGGGGCTGCTGCTGGCCGCCGGCCTCTCGCTGCTGGGCTCGGCGCTGCTCTGCTGCCGCCCGCCGGAGGGGGAGGCGGCCGGGGGGCAGCAGCCCGCGGCGGCGGGCGGGGGCGGCGAGGCGGCGCCGCCGGGGGGCCGGCAGAACTTCCTGCTGCTGGGCGTGCTGGTCTTCATGCTGGGCGTGCTGAGCGCCTTCGCCGGGGCCGTCATCGACGGCGACACGGTGTCGCTGGTGGAGAGGAAGTACTCGCACTACTGCGGCCCGGccccgggcggcggcggcggcggcccgcGGGCGGCGAGCGCGGCGCTGCGCTGCCAGAAGCTGCGGGACTACCAGCGCGGCTTGGTGCTCTCCACCGTCTTCAACGCGCTCGAGTGCCTGCTGggcctgctcagcctgctgctcgTCCGCAACTACAAGGCGGCCCAGCAGCGCGGGCTCCGccggcagcgccgccgccagcagcagcggcCGGCGCCCGGCGGGAGGAGACGGAGGCGGCGGCGGGGCGGAGGCGGGGGAGCGGGAGGGCGGCGGGCGCCAAGGCCGAGCCAGGGCTCCATCTTCTCCAGCGAGGAGCCCGAGCTGTCCCCCGCCGACTGCCCCTTCCAGGCAGTCTCCTACATCAACGTGGGCGTCTTCCACGTGTTCGACGAGGCCGGCGTGGAGGTGCACTGTGGCGGGCACCCCTCCCTGGAGCTGCCCGGCTACTCGCCCATGGACCCCGAGCTCAACCCCTCCTACCCCTATTGCTACCCACTGCCCCACGAGCAGCCCCCGGCCTATGAGGAGATCTACCCCGGGGAGCCCTGCGCCAACAGCAGCTAG